One window from the genome of Alosa alosa isolate M-15738 ecotype Scorff River chromosome 15, AALO_Geno_1.1, whole genome shotgun sequence encodes:
- the fam118b gene encoding protein FAM118B: MASGVTVKIEKRPAPDTEDVHTSPKKARKLLPSLKTKRARELVLVIGTGVSSAVAPQVPALRSWKGLIQALLDAANDFDLLEEEESRRFQKSLQEDKNLVHVAHDLIQKLSPRTGNVRSTFFKDCLYEVFDSLESKMEDAGKHLLRSVLQLMESGALVLTTNFDNLLEIYAAHQGTRLESLDLTDEKKVYEWAQEKRKLSVLHIHGVYTNPSGIVLHPAGYQNVLRNTDVMREIQKLYETKSFVFLGCGRTVDDTTFQALFLEAVKHKSDLEHFMLVRREDVDEFKKLRDNMLDKGIKVISYGDEYTDLPDYFERLAIEICNHASESNGWGSPYNEEESQNGFSSQKSLLQDEHS; encoded by the exons ATGGCCTCTGGTGTGACTGTGAAGATAGAGAAGCGCCCGGCTCCTGATACAGAGGATGTCCACACAAGCCCCAAAAAAGCCAg GAAGCTGCTGCCCAGCCTGAAGACGAAGCGGGCGCGGGAGCTGGTGCTGGTGATTGGCACGGGCGTGAGCTCGGCGGTAGCGCCGCAGGTGCCCGCTCTGCGCTCCTGGAAGGGCCTGATCCAGGCGCTACTGGACGCGGCCAACGACTTCGatctgctggaggaggaggagagccgcCGCTTCCAGAAGAGCCTGCAGGAGGACAAGAACCTGGTGCACGTGGCCCACGACCTCATCCAGAAACTGTCGCCG CGGACAGGGAATGTGCGCTCCACGTTCTTCAAGGACTGCCTGTACGAGGTGTTCGACAGCCTGGAGAGTAAGATGGAGGACGCGGGGAAGCACCTGCTGCGCTCGGTGCTGCAGCTGATGGAGAGCGGCGCGCTCGTGCTCACCACCAACTTCGACAACCTGCTGGAGATCTACGCCGCCCACCAGGGCACGCGCCTCGAGTCGCTCGACCTCACCGACGAGAAGAAG gtctaTGAGTGGGCTCAGGAAAAGAGGAAGCTGAGTGTGTTGCACATCCACGGCGTCTACACGAACCCCAGCGGCATCGTGCTGCACCCCGCAGGCTACCAGAACGTTCTGAGGAACACAGACGTCATG AGAGAGATCCAGAAGCTGTACGAGACCAAGTCGTTTGTGTTCCTGGGCTGCGGCCGCACGGTGGACGACACCACCTTCCAGGCGCTCTTCCTGGAGGCGGTCAAGCACAAGTCGGACCTGGAGCACTTCATGCTGGTGCGCCGCGAGGACGTGGACGAGTTCAAGAAGCTCCGCGACAACATGCTCGACAAGGGCATCAAGGTCATCTCCTACGGCGACGAGTACACCGACCTGCCCGACTATTTTGAACGGCTGGCCATTGAGATCTGCAACCACGCCTCGGAGTCTAACGGCTGGG GGTCTCCCTACAACGAGGAGGAATCTCAAAATGGCTTCAGCTCACAGAAGAGTCTCCTGCAAG ACGAGCACTCTTGA